The genomic window CAACCTCTATGTCTTTAACGGCAGCCAGGCGGTTGCAGTTCTGGCGCGGCAGATCAAGAACGAGGCCGGGTGGGTGAAGTCCCATATCGACGGCGCGCTCGCAGGCAAGCACTTGCCACTGTTTGGTTCTCCTCCGCCAGCCACACCGGGGCCGCATGCTGTGCCCCCCGGGGAGCCCACCGCAGGCGAACTGCAAGTGGCACAGCAATTGGTAACAGGGCTGGTCTTGAGTGAAGGTGTACGCCAGTGCACAGACCTGAATGCCAGCTCGGCCACAGGCCTTGCATCCGCTATGCGGCAGTGGCGCAAACGCGGCTTGGTGCCTGCTGATAGCGATGCACCGATGTTGGTGCCCAAATTCGGCGTGACGGCAGTGCAGCAAATGCTGGTCGAGGCGCACCGCCAACTGGCAGGGGCGCTAACGCTGAACAATGCCACCCAAGCCGGCTGCCAAGAACTTCAGACGTGGCTGTTGAAAAGCTAACCCTACGTGCCACTGAAATTCTTCCAATCAGATATCCCATCAAGGAGTCCCCGATGTTCACCAAAATCCTGATCGCCAACCGTGGCGAAATTGCCTGCCGAGTGATTGCCACCGCCAAGAAAATGGGCATCAAGACCGTAGCGGTCTATTCGGACGCCGACAAAGAGGCCCGTCATGTCGCGCTGGCGGATGAGGCCGTCAACATCGGCCCCGCGCCCAGCCGCGAAAGTTATTTGCAGGCCGAGAAAATCATTGCCGCCTGCAAACAAACCGGCGCACAAGCCGTGCACCCCGGCTACGGCTTCTTGAGCGAGAACGAAGCCTTTGCCAAGCGCTGCGAAGACGAAGGTATTGCCTTCATCGGCCCCAAGGCGCACTCCATTGCCGCCATGGGCGACAAGATCGCGTCCAAAAAACTGGCCAACGAGGCCAAGGTCAACACCATCCCTGGCTACAACGACGCGATTAGTGGCCCTGAGCAGGCGGTGGAAATTGCCAAGGGCATTGGCTACCCCGTGATGATCAAGGCCTCGGCCGGCGGCGGCGGCAAGGGTCTGCGCGTAGCGTTTAACGACAAGGAAGCGTTTGAAGGCTTTGCCAGCTGCCAGAACGAGGCCCGCAACAGCTTTGGCGACGACCGCATCTTCATCGAGAAGTTTGTGCAGGAGCCGCGCCACATCGAGATCCAGGTGCTGGGCGACAGCCATGGCAATGTGATCTATTTGAACGAGCGCGAGTGCTCCATCCAGCGCCGTCACCAGAAGGTGATTGAAGAGGCGCCCAGCCCTTTCATCAGCGACGCGACCCGCAAAGCCATGGGCGAGCAGGCGGTGCAACTGGCCAAGGCCGTGAAGTACCAGAGCGCCGGAACCGTGGAGTTTGTGGTCGGCAAGGACCAGGACTTCTACTTCCTGGAAATGAACACCCGCCTGCAGGTGGAGCACCCGGTGACCGAATGCATCACCGGACTGGACTTGGTGGAGCTGATGATCCGCGTGGCGGCAGGCGAGAAGCTGCCGCTGACGCAAGCAGACGTGAAGCGCGACGGCTGGGCCATTGAGTGCCGCATCAACGCCGAAGACCCTTTCCGCAACTTCCTGCCCTCCACGGGTCGCCTGGTGCGCTTTGCGCCGCCTGAGCAGACCATGTGGCAGAGCGACACTGGGCACTTGCAAGGTGTACGCGTGGACACCGGCGTGCAGGACGGTGGCGAGATCCCCATGTTCTACGACTCGATGATTGCCAAGCTCATCGTGCACGGCAAGGACCGCAATGATGCGATTGCCAAGATGCGCGAGGCTCTTAACGGCTTTGTGATTCGCGGCGTGTCCAGCAACATTCCGTTCCAAGCCGCGTTGCTGGCTCATCCCAAGTTTGTAAGCGGCGATTTCAACACGGGCTTCATCGCCGAGAACTACGGCAAGGGCTTTTTTGCGGAAGACGTGCCGCATGACGACGCAGCATTTTTGACCGCGCTGGCCGCCTTTGTGCGCCGCAAGTCGCGCGAGCGTGCAGCGGGCATGTCCGGCCAGTTGCCGGGCTATGCGGTCGACGCGGGCAAAGACTATGTGGTGGTCACGTTAGATGCCGCGGGCAACAACAGCTACACCGCTGTGCATGTGGACGATTTTGAAGGTGAAACTGGCTCTGCCCAAGTACGGGTGGGCGCGAGCAGCTATGTTATTCGTAGCAAATCACGCTTGAACGACATTGCCATCACCGGCACGGTCAACGGCAAAGCCTTCACCGCCCAGGTGGAGCGCGGTACTCCCAAGAACCCGCTGGCCCTGCGCGTGCAGCACAACGGCACCCGTATCGATGCGCTGGTCATGTCCCCCCGCATGGCCGAACTGCACAAGCTCATGCCGCACAAGGCTCCGCCCGATATGAGCCGCTACGTGCTCTCGCCCATGCCCGGCCTGCTGGTCGATGTGGCAGTGGTGCCCGGCCAGAAGGTACAGGCCGGTGAACGCGTAGCAGTGATCGAAGCCATGAAGATGGAAAACGTGCTGTTTGCCGCCGCCGATTGTGTGGTGGGCAAGGTGCTGGCCGCTAAGGGCGAGAGCCTGAGCGTGGACCAAGCCATCGTGGAGTTCGTATGACCGGCGCTGCAGTCAAACGCCCCTTCAAGGTCTTGGGCATCCAACAAATCGCCATCGGTGGCCCGGACAAAAAGCGCCTGCAAACCCTGTGGGTGGACATGCTGGGGCTGGAGGTCACGGGTACCTTCCAAAGCGAGAAGGAAAACGTGGACGAGGACATCTGCGCCATGGGCACCGGCCCCTACAAGGTGGAAGTCGATCTCATGCAGCCCATGGACCCTGACAAGAAGCCTGCGGTGCACACCACACCCTTGAACCATGTGGGCCTGTGGATCGACAACCTGCCGGTGGCGGTGGAGTGGCTCATGGCCAAAGGCGTACGCTTTGCGCCCGGTGGCATCCGCAAAGGGGCAGCGGGCTACGACATTACCTTTTTGCATCCCAAAAGCAATGACGAATTCCCGATTGCAGGCGAGGGGGTGTTGATCGAATTGGTGCAGGCCCCACCCGAGGTGATTGCTGCTTTGGGCTAACACTCGCGCATGGCGCTGCCGCTTGAGGGGAAACACGGGGGGCTATGCCCCCTTTTTTGTCCCCAACAAGAACACAAAAAGCGATAGAGTCAGTCTATTCGCGAGATTTGCAAGGAACGCCCGTTATGAGCTTTGTAAAGATTCTGTACCCCGGCATGTGGGGCATGCGCAAGATGCGTTTCGGTGCCAAGTTGGCCATCGTGTTCCTGGTTGCTTTGCTCCCCATGATCTTGATGGTTTCGCAGCTACTGCGACAAACGCTGAGCGATACCGCGATCATTAGGGCGGAGGTTGACGGCGTGGTGGTGGTGGAGCAAGCGACTGATTTGATCCGCTTGATTCAGTCGCACCGCGGTCAAACCAATATGCTGCTGCTGGGCAATGCAGCAGCCCAGACCCCCCGTGACAAAACACGCACCCAACTCGCAGAGGCGCGCACCGAGTTGGAAAAAGTGATGGGCGAAAAGCTCGCACTGGACGTGCCCAATGAATGGGCAGATTTGCG from Rhodoferax potami includes these protein-coding regions:
- a CDS encoding VOC family protein; amino-acid sequence: MTGAAVKRPFKVLGIQQIAIGGPDKKRLQTLWVDMLGLEVTGTFQSEKENVDEDICAMGTGPYKVEVDLMQPMDPDKKPAVHTTPLNHVGLWIDNLPVAVEWLMAKGVRFAPGGIRKGAAGYDITFLHPKSNDEFPIAGEGVLIELVQAPPEVIAALG
- a CDS encoding acetyl/propionyl/methylcrotonyl-CoA carboxylase subunit alpha produces the protein MFTKILIANRGEIACRVIATAKKMGIKTVAVYSDADKEARHVALADEAVNIGPAPSRESYLQAEKIIAACKQTGAQAVHPGYGFLSENEAFAKRCEDEGIAFIGPKAHSIAAMGDKIASKKLANEAKVNTIPGYNDAISGPEQAVEIAKGIGYPVMIKASAGGGGKGLRVAFNDKEAFEGFASCQNEARNSFGDDRIFIEKFVQEPRHIEIQVLGDSHGNVIYLNERECSIQRRHQKVIEEAPSPFISDATRKAMGEQAVQLAKAVKYQSAGTVEFVVGKDQDFYFLEMNTRLQVEHPVTECITGLDLVELMIRVAAGEKLPLTQADVKRDGWAIECRINAEDPFRNFLPSTGRLVRFAPPEQTMWQSDTGHLQGVRVDTGVQDGGEIPMFYDSMIAKLIVHGKDRNDAIAKMREALNGFVIRGVSSNIPFQAALLAHPKFVSGDFNTGFIAENYGKGFFAEDVPHDDAAFLTALAAFVRRKSRERAAGMSGQLPGYAVDAGKDYVVVTLDAAGNNSYTAVHVDDFEGETGSAQVRVGASSYVIRSKSRLNDIAITGTVNGKAFTAQVERGTPKNPLALRVQHNGTRIDALVMSPRMAELHKLMPHKAPPDMSRYVLSPMPGLLVDVAVVPGQKVQAGERVAVIEAMKMENVLFAAADCVVGKVLAAKGESLSVDQAIVEFV